The Plasmodium cynomolgi strain B DNA, chromosome 5, whole genome shotgun sequence genome segment AGAGAAGAAAGTACGACACGCAAAATTGGGACCAACGGACATAGCATCGGCAGTcatggaagggaaaaaaaacgcagcacTAGAGATAGAGACAAAGATCCACATTGTACAATCacggggggaaataaaatgaccTTTTTTAACAACCCAGTTATTCCTACTAATTGCGAAATCGCCGATGGGAAAGGTTACTCTCAAAATGGTTTACGAAGTAGTGCGTCCCacttaaatgaaaattgcaACTGGGGAAACGACAACGATGTGATGGTCCTGGGTGAGCATTCTGGGGAAGTTGGTCAGAAGGGAAATGCCACACAGAAGGACGTTATGTTGATGCCTCTCAGTCTGGATCGCCAAGGGGATGGGGTTACAAACGGTTACCCCGAAGAGGGTCGCTGCAATGGAGGAAGTGATCCCTCCAATATGAGTCCACCCAATCAGGTGAGACCATTACACGGATCTGGTCAGGATTTTATCACGCGTTCTCATGCGGGGGGATGTCTTCTAAATGGAAAGGATGCACctgaaaaaaaggtttcCCTCGAAAGTGGAGAGTGTCAAATGGGAGGAGAAACCCTTAGGGAATATGGTCCTCCAAGTGACACTACGGGGATGTATAAAATAGACATTGCAGTGAATTCCACGAGGTTGTTGTCCCTGTCTAAGGAGAATGACCCAAAGGAAGATCCCTCCCTCGGTGGAGACAATATAAAGGGAGGGGTAAACCACGGCGGGTGTAAACGCATGAGCAGTGGCGCCATCAAGGAGAGACAACGCAGAGCAAGCATGAggggacagaaaaaaaaaatgaaaattgaAGACCAAGTGGTGCGCGAAGGGACATCCACGAGGTGCACCTCTGTGCAGCCCCGCTGCGGAATGGGAGGACGAGGCAGACGAGGCATCTTAAGACCACATGATGGAGAGAGCCCCCACCTGGCAGATCCCACGCAGCaaagccaaaatggaaatcaCGTATACACCCATGGAACGGAAGCTGTGAATAGAGGAGACATTTGTGCAGTTATAATGAATGGGTTAAGGACAGAAGAGTGTTCGAAGTTGTCACCTACAAATGACATGAGATGTAATGGTACCCTATGTACCCTGTCCAATATCGACCCTCCTCCTGTAAATGCTACTCATATATTTGGTGATAATATGCACATACCCATGGGTTGTAGCAATGGGAGAGAAGAAAGCAGTAACGTGAGAATGAAGGACATCTCTTTCCAAAATGCAGAGTCAGAGAATCCACTCCCTTATGTAGGATACCAACATAATGAAGAGAATCACACAAATGATGAAGAGCAGTCCCCCCATGGGgaacaacacaaaaaatgcaactaCATTGACGCAAAtcatagaaaaaaagtgagtaAACAATTGGAGGGGTGTACAATCAgcgaaagggagaaaagtAATGCGATTCTCAGCAGACAGAGGATGATAAATCCAGACAAGGAAGAACAACACCCAGGAAGGAGAGAAACGAATCAGGGAAATTACTCACATAATAataggaatgaaaaaaatgagataaatATCCTTCAAGATGAAGAGGGCATATTAAATGACATTAAAGAGAAAGAGGGAGACAATCTGATGGGAGCGTCTTACCCTCACCCTTACCCATATCCGTATCCCCATCCCGATGGTGTAGAAAAATCAGATGAGTTACCAAAGAAGGATGGAGAGTGTTTGTCTACCCCTCATTTGGTGAAATGCGAAAGGATATATTTGTCTGAGGGGGGAAACAGAATGGGAGGAGATACCAGTGTGGACGCCTCCAATCTGTGCAGAGAATCCATCAATGTGGTCGAGTGCGATCCGTGTGAACAGAACACCAACCAGGAAAACAGTGTGAAGGACGCAAGTTCGCAGAAGCTGGGTGGCAAAAGTTCGGATGCAGAAACAGAAAGTGGGAACAGTTCGACATGCTGCCAAAGtgaagaaggggagaaagTCCAGAAGAGCTAGATTGGGCCGCGGAGGAAGCGcgcttttttcgcttcttcggTGATTCCCCACCTAGCGAGGTTGCCAAAACAAGGTGCACCCCGACCAGGCGAACCATCCCAGCTGTGCCTACTAGGACTATGTCAGCAACAGCAGCGCCAACAACAGGAGCGCCACCAACAGCAGCACCACCAACAGCATGAATGACAGTTACGTGGGAACTACCTACCCGCTCGGTTATCCCTGCAGATGAACAAGTGAACAGcttacgcaaaaaaaaaataattcatttatcATACTTGTGCAGTTTTTAAGTGTAAAAAAGTCCATGACTTGGAGAAACAGCGGATTGAAAGACCATCTCCTAAATGTATATCGAAGTGGAGGTGACGCACACATGAATAGCTTCACAGACAGTCATTTCCGCAGTGAGGGAACGTTCGCCAATCGCATAAAAGGGGAAGCTTTTTTAACATCACACGACCTCTTCGCACAATAATGAAAACAACAGGAGTTGCCGCCACTACAGTAATGACTGTGGCAATGGTGAGAATGGACCGTGCGCGACGAATCGAAACAGCATGGGGGCGACGTACGTCCTGAATTAGTAGATCGCTGCTTTGCCTCAGCTAGCTATTTTGAGatgaagggagaaaaaaaaaaaNNNNNNNNNNNNNNNNNNNNNNNNNNNNNNNNNNNNNNNNNNNNNNNNNNNNNNNNNNNNNNNNNNNNNNNNNNNNNNNNNNNNNNNNNNNNNNNNNNNNNNNNNNNNNNNNNNNNNNNNNNNNNNNNNNNNNNNNNNNNNNNNNNNNNNNNNNNNNNNNNNNNNNNNNNNNNNNNNNNNNNNNNNNNNNNNNNNNNNNNNNNNNNNNNNNNNNNNNNNNNNNNNNNNNNNNNNNNNNNNNNNNNNNNNNNNNNNNNNNNNNNNNNNNNNNNNNNNNNNNNNNNNNNNNNNNNNNNNNNNNNNNNNNNNNNNNNNNNNNNNNNNNNNNNNNNNNNNNNNNNNNNNNNNNNNNNNNNNNNNNNNNNNNNNNNNNNNNNNNNNNNNNNNNNNNNNNNNNNNNNNNNNNNNNNNNNNNNNNNNNNNNNNNNNNNNNNNNNNNNNNNNNNNNNNNNNNNNNNNNNNNNNNNNNNNNNNNNNNNNNNNNNNNNNNNNNNNNNNNNNNNNNNNNNNNNNNNNNNNNNNNNNNNNNNNNNNNNNNNNNNNNNNNNNNNNNNNNNNNNNNNNNNNNNNNNNNNNNNNNNNNNNNNNNNNNNNNNNNNNNNNNNNNNNNNNNNNNNNNNNNNNNNNNNNNNNNNNNNNNNNNNNNNNNNNNNNNNNNNNNNNNNNNNNNNNNNNNNNNNNNNNNNNNNNNNNNNNNNNNNNNNNNNNNNNNNNNNNNNNNNNNNNNNNNNNNNNNNNNNNNNNNNNNNNNNNNNNNNNNNNNNNNNNNNNNNNNNNNNNNNNNNNNNNNNNNNNNNNNNNNNNNNNNNNNNNNNNNNNNNNNNNNNNNNNNNNNNNNNNNNNNNNNNNNNNNNNNNNNNNNNNNNNNNNNNNNNNNNNNNNNNNNNNNNNNNNNNNNNNNNNNNNNNNNNNNNNNNNNNNNNNNNNNNNNNNNNNNNNNNNNNNNNNNNNNNNNNNNNNNNNNNNNNNNNNNNNNNNNNNNNNNNNNNNNNNNNNNNNNNNNNNNNNNNNNNNNNNNNNNNNNNNNNNNNNNNNNNNNNNNNNNNNNNNNNNNNNNNNNNNNNNNNNNNNNNNNNNNNNNNNNNNNNNNNNNNNNNNNNNNNNNNNNNNNNNNNNNNNNNNNNNNNNNNNNNNNNNNNNNNNNNNNNNNNNNNNNNNNNNNNNNNNNNNNNNNNNNNNNNNNNNNNNNNNNNNNNNNNNNNNNNNNNNNNNNNNNNNNNNNNNNNNNNNNNNNNNNNNNNNNNNNNNNNNNNNNNNNNNNNNNNNNNNNNNNNNNNNNNNNNNNNNNNNNNNNNNNNNNNNNNNNNNNNNNNNNNNNNNNNNNNNNNNNNNNNNNNNNNNNNNNNNNNNNNNNNNNNNNNNNNNNNNNNNNNNNNNNNNNNNNNNNNNNNNNNNNNNNNNNNNNNNNNNNNNNNNNNNNNNNNNNNNNNNNNNNNNNNNNNNNNNNNNNNNNNNNNNNNNNNNNNNNNNNNNNNNNNNNNNNNNNNNNNNNNNNNNNNNNNNNNNNNNNNNNNNNNNNNNNNNNNNNNNNNNNNNNNNNCCTTAATagggtataaaaaaaaaaaaacacctgaacagggaaaaaataaaaaaaaatcacctgaacaggacataaaaaaaaaaaataatacacaCCCATGTGCTCACCTAAATATACACACCCATGTGCTCACCTAAACACACACCCATCACATACATACCCAACAATTCGTGTAAACTGATTGTTACACGAGAACCTTTTTACAATCCCCATGCGCGAGCTCCCGTGTGCATAGAGATTTCGCAGCGCATAGATTGGTGGGCAGAATTAAAACCCTGATTTCTTGTCAGTTGTGCGAGCAGTGCTGCGCTACTCTTGCGTCTGCCAATCGATGGTGATGCCTACATGTGCATTCAGCGTCGTTCCCGATAATTCAGCAGCTGCTTTGTTTTTCGCAGTTTAGTTTATCGTGCTGCTGCCGTTGCCGCTGCCGTTGCggctgttctttttttccacttccgcAAATGCGTTATGGAGAAAGGCCTGCCTAATTGAACATGCCTCATGTTTGTGACCTGGCCGCCTTTCGCACAGCTCCCTATTATGGCCACGTTCCTTTTCTCCATccgtccttcttctccccctcgcCCCCCTTCGTGATACCGATTTCGTCCTTATGCAGGGCTTACTGATTTATGTCCCTCATAAGGCCTTTCTTGTCACTTCACGATTATGTTTGTATGCACAGGGGGGGGTAGCTCGAATGTGCATATCCACCGATAGTTAACCTGTTTCACCCCAACGTAGTTAAACGAGGTGACACACAAAAGCAACACTTCATGCACATGCGGCTGGCGTGGGGATGCTCCACTTGGGACGGACTTTGCAAAGGGATTGGGGGGGAAGCTTTGccatgccttttttttaaatcactgtttttttttttttaaattattggtgtttttttttttttttttccaaccacTGAACAAAACTTCCGAACACAATGCTAACGCAAACACATGTGGAATTTGAATGAGAAGATGTACCTATCGATTGTGCGGCTCGGCTCCCCTACGAATGTACAAAGTTGCAACGTCGCTCTCTTTTAGGAGGTATGTCAGCAATTCGCACGTTCCAAAACGAACTTTTTGCAGCCGTTACAACCGGGTTGATTTGTATTGCCTCGTTCTggtcctttttgtttttcgcaCAGAAGAGGCATTTCGATTGGATGAACATTTGCGGCTGCGGTTTCTTTGCCTCGGGTGTGCCTCTGCGGGGAGATACATATGCAGCTCATTCACCGGAGTGCGTTGCCACACACCTGTGTGGTGGGCCACATCCATCATACTAAGCAACGCTTCTCTGATCACACTTGCGTAATTTTTCACACTCGCTAAGGTGTCTCACCACCTTCATAGCTCTTCCCCGCTACGTGCATCTCCACCGCTTCACGTAAAACATATTCTTCACCACACAtgctttgcaattttttttttttccatcgtattgtatgtttttttattctcaccACCTTGTGATGGTACTGAACGAATTGGCAAAGTTATTATGTACAGGGGAGCAAATTCGTGATCGAGTTCGGGGTGGGTGGTCGACGAACGTACGAGCAGCACAAACTGTAAGTGGTCGCAGCTGGGGAAGCCCTCGTGGAGGATGTGTGCACGGGTTGGGCGATGCTTCGACAGGCTTTTTACTGTTCTGTTTACTGTTCCGTTTACTGTTCTTTTTACTGCCCTTTCACAACGGAGTGTCCCATTTATGCGGCATGTCAGAAACAGCCTGTGCAACATTCTTTGCCCCTTTCCGTCGCCTTCCACCTGCGTGGTGAATGCACGTTCAAAACGGCACAGCTGGTGAAGGCATAATCAGATATACACGCACGCAACTGATGTTGTGTCATTATGTTCGGCGTGCAGCTTTTAAAGCGCCTCCCCCAAgttgtaagaaaaaaagaagggggaggaaagcAAAGCATGCAAAGTTAGTCACTCCTTTTTAAGTCCTACGAGTTGGGATTCagcaaaacgaaaagaaggcgaaaggaaggaaaaaagaaaaaggaaagaaagtgaaagcaaaaacaaattttgctATCTCGtcattttactatttttttcctttctcattttttcatatttttttttttttttttgctgcatGCAGGGGGTGGCTGCTCCGCGCGTTATACTTTTTCATAACATGTGCGTTTTGgctttatccttttttgcttcgctCGTCCCTTTACTGCTTAAGGCTTACTTTACTTTCACTTTTACATTCAAGTTGGCACCTCCCTCaatttgcttccttttgctttttaattttaatttgcgCTACCGTTAGGACTTAACCTTTtgtaggattttttttttttttttttaaagccatTTTAGCATCCGAGCATGCGACTTCACCAAGTTTACTGACGTGACGTCGTGTTGCCTTTGCCTCGTTTGTCGTGTTGCCCTTGCCTCGTTTGTCGTGTTGCCTTGACTCGTTTGTCGTGTTGCCTTGACTCGTTTGTCGTGTTGCCTTTGCCTCGTTTGTTGTGCTCCCTCCACCATCAAGCATTGCACGTCCCACCTGCCTTCAGACGTGCGTGAAGATGCCGATGTGGTgaatcagaaaaaaaggagggttaagaatttcccttttttttcttttttttgtaaaaggcCACACAGGGAGGAGGATAGCAGCACTGGTGAGAGGAACGAGTCAGAGGAACGATTGAGAGGAACGGCTGAGAGGAATGCTTGAGAGGAACGAGTCAGAGTCCCGCAACACTTCTCCCCTTGAGAAGAGGTGGCACCTGGAGGAGACACCCCAAGACGCCCCTTCACGTCGCACCTGTGCGTATAGAACATCGCGCCTTGAGCAAAGGTGGCTCTGAGCACTTCCCACCTTGAGAGGAGGACCAGCGGAGGAGTGAGCCCAACTGAGTGGAACCCGTCATGGGGTGCAATGCGTGAATGGGTGAATGGGTGAATGGGTGAATGCTTCAGTGCTTCAGTGCTTCAAGGGTGCGATGCCGCAATGCTTCAGCGCTTCAAGCCGTTTGGGGGAGAGGAACCGTTTCTGTGGTGCTTAATCGGTTTCTCTGCGTAGCTACGCAGCGCAGCGGCACAGCTGATCGCACGTGTGCAGGCTAGAGAAACCCGATCAGCTACCCGGTCTGTCACCCGTTCAGCCACCCGATCTGTCACCCTGCTTGCCACCCTGCTTACCACCCCTTttgagcaaaatgaagaggaacCTTTTTAGGGTGAGATGCGCCGCGAGGATGTACGCTCGCGCGCGTGGGGGAGAGACTAATGGAGGGAAGGCGGAAGAAGGTGGCGCTCCTGTGGGGTCCTCCCCCCCTAACGAAGGCAACTCGTGTAGTGCCCCCCCCACGAGGGGACGAGGGATAATGTACCCCCCCATCGAGAGCGTTATCAAAAATTCAATTTGGATACCCCACATGAGGAAATACAGAAGCGCGAAAATCAAACGGAATGAACTTCCTTCCCTAAGTGGAATaactcaaaaaggaaagagagGATATATGAGAAGATCCGTTGGGTACTACCCCATTGGAGGTAGGTCATCTCAGATAAATGAAGTATTAATTTTACTGAATAAGTACCAAAGAGACATGTCCTTTATGAAATATCTTTTTGTGGCTAACTGTGTAATTATGGCTAGTCTGATTTTGGGTTCTGTGCATCTACTTTGGGGTGATTCTATGAATAAATAcgttttaacaaaaattgaaaaattacttgTAGAGATGAAGGACTCATCCAAGACGCAAACAATTATCAAAGGAATGGTGAACGATCTCTTACACAGTGTAAtaaatgatgagaaaaataaaaatgcaaccACGAAATTCTTTTTGGATACTCTCGATAACTCAAAGACTGAAATGGGGAATGTATTCACAGATGTGTTACAAACAGAGCATGTAAGGAATAGTCTCAAAAACGTTTTTTTGGATGTGTCAAGCTATTTATGTAATAATGAACATGTACAGATGAAGGTGTATCACTTACTATCGGAGGCGATACATCTACCTATCGCTATCAACACATCGAAGAGGTGGCTAAATGATTTACTCAAATCAGATAGCGTAACAAATAATGTAAGGGAAATAATACGTaacgaaatttttaacaacgATCAAGTGATAAATAACTCTGTTGTTTTTGTTCAGAATGCTCTCCTGAATGCCGTGCatgataataaaacaaaggaggtgagtaaattattttttgcttccatcCTTTCGAACCCCGAGATTCAGCAACAGATTTCTGTTAACCTGTGGAAGATACTTAAAATGGCTATCTCCCCTAAGTGGATGACTTACGAGGGGGATGACTTGGACTTCAAAGTGGCTAACCAGTCACAGACCAACCCCCTCCTCGACGCAGGGAAGAACCACGTGGGAGCGATCAGCTGCGATGTTTGCCATGTTGGCGATGTTCTCCAGGACAGCGGCGTTCGTCACGTTAGCAGTGTACGCCTTGGCAGCGACGACCTCGTGGAGGCCCCTTCGCTAGAGGCGCTCCCGAACAGGGAGGAGCTCCTGCCCCTGGGGAGGAACAAGGGGAGCGCGCCTAGTGGGGCAGCAGCCCCCGTGGAGGGGCGCCAAATGGGAGAGCTTGCGCGAGAGGCGAAGCGAGTTATGAGCGAAACGGGGGAAGCCACTAGCGAAATGGAGGAAGCCACTagcgaaatggagaaagcTACCAGCGAAACGGGGGAAGCTACTAGCGAAACGAAGCAAGTCATGAACGAAATGAGACATGTAATTTACCTTTTTGAGCGCGCTCACATGTGTGACGGGAATGCCGACGCAACCTCATGTGAACGGACGTACGATGGGAAACCATTCCAAGTTGGCATGGCAGGGATCTTAAGACATGTGGATATGGAACACCTGGAGGAGCTGCGAAGCTTGCTCTTTCCTCCCCATCGAAGTGATAATAACTCTACACCCCTAAGTGCCATTTCTGTTTGTAAATTTAAAAGCGTtaaggaagaaggagcagaTCCCATGTCAAGTTTGAGAAGAGCCCATGGGTTGAGTGGCTTTTATTTTGCTAACAGGTTGAGTAGCCTTTACTTTGCTAACAGGTTCGGGAGAAGCGGTTCCAACGGGTGGGGGGCGATCCCCCCAGGAACGGTACTTGCTGGCGAGCCACCCCTTGGCACGACGTCACCCAGTTGCGCTACGCCCAGCAGTGCTGTGCCGAACCACGCACGGGCTGACTACTCACAGGCTAAGCACGCACGGACTGACTACTCACAGGCTAAGCACGCACGGACTGACTACTCACAGACTAACTACTCCCCGACTGACTACGCCCCGACTAACCATGCAGTGACCCGTGCGCGCGGAGTCGCTGTGAGAATAAAGTTCTTCCTGCTCGACGCGTATAGGTTCTACGCGCAAAAGTATTACTTCTATTACTACTACGTGGAGAGGGTCAAGGGGGTGCTGCAGAAGGCGCTCggggtaaaatttttttgagggCCTTCGGCGGAGCTTCGCCATTGCCCCTATGTGCCTTCCTTCTTTGCGTACCCCTGCGCGATGTGCCCTGCTCCTCTATGTGCCCCGCTCCTCTATGTGAGGCCGCTCCCCTATGTGAGGCCGCTCCCCTATGTGCCCCGCTCCACCTTTTCCACACTCGCGAGAACTACTTCCCCACGCAGAAGGAACCCAAAATTTCATTTAGTATTCGTGTCTGGCTGAACCCGCCGATGATTCCATTAAGGGCCCCGACAGCTAGCTTTATTTCCTCCGCGATGATATCAAACGTTAGGAGGTTCTGGTGCCGCTTTATAAACAGCAGGTGCTTCAGTGCCCGCCGCAGGTGGGTCTTGTGCCTCTCGAATGGGAGAAACGCGGGGGAGTTTAAGTTGACTGCGTGCGACGAGCTTTTCCGCGTGGAGGGGCGCCCAGGCTGGTCAAGCTGTTTTTCACGCTCCCCTGCGTGATCTGCGTTGTGCTCCCCTGTGTGATATGCGTCGTGATCTGCTTTGTGATATGCTTCGTTCCCCCCTTCGTGCCCCCCTTCGTGCACGCTCCCCTGCTCGCTCCCCTGCCCGCTTTTGCACCGCGCCTCCATCA includes the following:
- a CDS encoding hypothetical protein (putative), whose amino-acid sequence is MKDISFQNAESENPLPYVGYQHNEENHTNDEEQSPHGEQHKKCNYIDANHRKKVSKQLEGCTISEREKSNAILSRQRMINPDKEEQHPGRRETNQGNYSHNNRNEKNEINILQDEEGILNDIKEKEGDNLMGASYPHPYPYPYPHPDGVEKSDELPKKDGECLSTPHLVKCERIYLSEGGNRMGGDTSVDASNLCRESINVVECDPCEQNTNQENSVKDASSQKLGGKSSDAETESGNSSTCCQSEEGEKVQKS
- a CDS encoding hypothetical protein (putative); amino-acid sequence: MKRNLFRVRCAARMYARARGGETNGGKAEEGGAPVGSSPPNEGNSCSAPPTRGRGIMYPPIESVIKNSIWIPHMRKYRSAKIKRNELPSLSGITQKGKRGYMRRSVGYYPIGGRSSQINEVLILLNKYQRDMSFMKYLFVANCVIMASLILGSVHLLWGDSMNKYVLTKIEKLLVEMKDSSKTQTIIKGMVNDLLHSVINDEKNKNATTKFFLDTLDNSKTEMGNVFTDVLQTEHVRNSLKNVFLDVSSYLCNNEHVQMKVYHLLSEAIHLPIAINTSKRWLNDLLKSDSVTNNVREIIRNEIFNNDQVINNSVVFVQNALLNAVHDNKTKEVSKLFFASILSNPEIQQQISVNLWKILKMAISPKWMTYEGDDLDFKVANQSQNHVGAISCDVCHVGDVLQDSGVRHVSSVRLGSDDLVEAPSLEALPNREELLPLGRNKGSAPSGAAAPVEGRQMGELAREAKRVMSETGEATSEMEEATSEMEKATSETGEATSETKQVMNEMRHVIYLFERAHMCDGNADATSCERTYDGKPFQVGMAGILRHVDMEHLEELRSLLFPPHRSDNNSTPLSAISVCKFKSVKEEGADPMSSLRRAHGLSGFYFANRLSSLYFANRFGRSGSNGWGAIPPGTVLAGEPPLGTTSPSCATPSSAVPNHARADYSQAKHARTDYSQAKHARTDYSQTNYSPTDYAPTNHAVTRARGVAVRIKFFLLDAYRFYAQKYYFYYYYVERVKGVLQKALG